A segment of the Vibrio aquimaris genome:
TATCCCCTCTATCATTGATGTACTTAAACTCTATCTCAACCCTTCCAGACCCTTTAAGGATAATATCCTGAACTTTACTCGAAAGAGAATTAAAGGGAGCATCTAGGTCGAACTTGAAGTGCTCAGCCAGTGAAGACAACATCTGAAAGTAATAGTAGTTCTTTTGATCCCAACCTCGTATTGCGCCTTTTGCAAGACTAAGATTGTGATCAATCACTATCCTTTGAGGGTCAAAGTATTGCTGAACACCTAGTCCATCACAGGTATGGCAAGCTCCTGCTGGGTTGTTGAATGAGAACAATCTTGGCTCGAGTTCTTGCATACTGTACCCACAATGTGGGCACGCAAAATTGGCAGAAAAAATGATTTCTTCTCCACCTCCTTCCATTGAAGTGACAACAGCAATACCTCCTGACAACTCAAGTGTCGTTTCGAAAGATTCTGCCAGTCTTTGCTGGAGATCGTTGCGCACTTTGAAACGATCAACGACAACTTCAATCGTGTGTTTTTTATGAAGTTCTAATGCTGGTGGATCGGATAAATCACAAATGTCACCGTCAATTCTAGCGCGAATAAATCCTTGCGCAGCCAAGTTTTCAAGTGTTTTAACATGCTCACCTTTGCGCTCCTTAATGATAGGGGCGAGTAGCATCATTTTAGAGCCTTCAGGGAGTTCGAGTACTTTGTCGACCATTTGCGAAATGGTTTGGGCACTCAGTGGAACTTGGTGCTCTGGACAGCGTGGCTCTCCGACTCGTGCATAAAGTAAACGAAGATAGTCGTAGACTTCCGTGATGGTCCCTACGGTTGAGCGAGGGTTATGAGAGGTTGATTTTTGTTCGATAGAAATGGCTGGAGATAAACCTTCAATATGGTCGACATCAGGTTTTTCCATTAATGACAAGAATTGCCGAGCATAGGCAGAAAGGGATTCTACGTAGCGACGCTGTCCCTCTGCGTAAAGAGTGTCAAAGGCCAAAGAAGACTTACCAGAACCAGATAACCCAGTAATAACGACAAGCTTATCGCGTGGGATGGAGAGGTTAACATCTTTGAGGTTGTGAGTGCGTGCGCCGCGAATATCGATCTTATCCATTACTATCGCCCAATGTAAAAATAAGTGGGCTAAGTATTACATAGAGTGATTGATGTTCAAAGAAAATACTGGATAAAAAAACAGTGACCTATATCTACTTAGCTATAGGTCACTGTTTAGTCAGATAACTACGACTCTTTGGTTGTCGATTGCTTACCCAGCTCCGACTTTTGGCTGTCTTTAAGGTATAGATTTTCAAAACAGTAGTTGGTTGCTTCGATATAACCTTCAACGCTTCCACAATCAAAGCGCGTACCCTTAAATTTATACGCAAGGACACAGCCGGCTTGCGCTTGTTTTAATAGAGCATCGGTGATTTGGATCTCGCCACCTTTTCCTGGTTCTGTATTTTCGATTAGATCGAAAATATCTGGCGTCAAGATATAGCGACCTATGATGGCTAAATTGCTTGGTGCTGTTCCAGGTTCTGGCTTTTCAACCATGTTGTCAATACGATAGATGTCATCTTTGATCATCTCACCTGAGATAACTCCGTACTTATGAGTTTCATCAGCAGGCACTTCTTGAACCGCAACAATAGAACAGCGAAACTGCTTAAATAGTGCCACCATTTGTGCCAAAACACCGTCTTGGTCGTTAACGCACAAATCGTCAGCTAAAACGACAGCAAAAGGTTCGTCGCCAATCAATTCACGGCCAGTCAATATAGCATGGCCTAGCCCTTTCATTTCACGTTGACGGATATAGGTGAAATTGGCACTGTCGATAATATCGCGGATATCAACGAGAAGTTCTTCCTTGTTGGTGCCACTGATCTGATGCTCTAATTCATAGTTCTTGTCAAAGTGATCCATGATTGAATGTTTGCCACGGCCAGTCACAATGCACATGCCGTTCATTCCAGCTTGGATTGCTTCTTCAACACCATACTCAATAAGGGGTTTGTTGACGACTGGCATCATCTCTTTTGGCATTGATTTGGTTGCTGGTAGAAAGCGTGTGCCATAGCCTGCAGCCGGAAAGAGGCACTTTTTAATCATGATAATACCTTTGTCATTAATTTTTCTTAAAAATCGGCGCCACCATAGCATTTTTTATTCCATTACTAAATTTTAATAAAGCTGATTTGAGCTCCTTGACTCATATTTAAGACAGCATATGCTGATTAGCCCAAGCAATGGCTTGTACTCTGTTTTTGACTGATAGCTTTTTAAAAATCTGATAAAGGTGCGACTTTACTGTAAATTCACTGATAAACAGGTCGTCCGCAATTTGCAGGTTGGAAGCTCCCGTTTTTAGGCAGCGTAAAATCTGGATTTCTCTAGAGGTTAGGTCGACTGTTGCTGGAGAAGTTTGACTCAGTATGACGTGCCTATAATAGTGAATCAGTTGTGCTGTGACTTTACGTGGCAACCAGTTTTGGCTATTGATGACTTCTCCACATCCTCTAGCTATCGACTCTATAGATTCATGGCGATAAAATAGGGCTTTTATATTCCCAAAGCAGAGTATTTCCTCGGTAGTTAGCCGTTTTTCTACATTAAATAAAATCGTTTCAAACATTTTATTGGAGAGTGGAAGATCACGAATTTGATTGTTTAGTGTCTGGTAATACTGATGATCTATCATCAATATCTTATGCTTGTGTAATTGCATCGCATACATGAGGTCGTTAGGCTCAATATAAGGAATTTCAACACACAGCTGTTTTTGGACTTGATCGATGACAGGATCATTTTGCTGATTTTTTTCGGTGAGAAAGTAAATCGTTCGAGCATAGATATTTTTAGCCATAGAAGTTAATCATTACACTTAATTGAAACATGCCCACAGAGTGAAGGAGAATGTTTCAAAGTGCGAATCTTGATTATAGTATTGCGTTAAGTTTCATATAAATAAGTAAACTTCAGATCTATCAATCACGTAGTGACCTATGGTTATTCTAGAATAGTGAACGAGTATTGGTGGGAAAGGTCCATGGCGTGGATTGCAATTTGTTCATGGACTAAAGCGTGTTATCCTTGTTGTTTGTGTGTTAGTGAATCAATTTAGACGGAGCGAAACATGGCGAGCCGTGGAATCAACAAAGTTATATTAGTCGGTAATCTGGGCTCTGATCCAGAAGTGCGTTATATGCCAAATGGTGGTGCCGTTGCAAATATTACAATAGCGACCTCTGAAAGTTGGCGTGATAAGACGACAGGAGAGCAGCGCGAGAAAACAGAGTGGCATCGTGTATCTTTGTTTGGCAAGTTAGCTGAAGTAGCTGGTGAGTATTTACGCAAAGGTTCCCAAGTTTATATCGAAGGTCAACTTCAGACTCGAAAGTGGCAAGATCAGAATGGCCAGGATCGTTATTCAACGGAAGTGGTGGTTCAGGGCTTCAATGGTGTTATGCAAATGTTGGGTGGTCGTGCTCAAGGTGGTGCGCCGGCTCAAAGTATGGGACAACCGCAACAGCAAGGTGGTTGGGGACAACCTCAACAGCCTGCAATGCAACAAAACCAAGCTCCTCAAACACAGCAAAACTATTCTCAACCCTCGAATCAATCGCCCAGTCAGCCTCAGTATAATGAGCCGCCGATGGATTTTGATGACGACATCCCATTCTAACTGTCTGAATCTTGAAAAAAGCCGCGAATTTCGCGGCTTTTTTATATAGTAAAAAAATAAACTTATCATTGAGTATAATCAGAGTTCATTTCCCCATTGTTTAGGACTTTGAGCTAATAATTTTCATGAAAAGGAATTCGTCATCTATGAGGTATACACCTACCTTAAAGCTGAGCACTCGCTTAGTTGCTTTTGTTACCCTTATTGTCATTAGTGCGATGTTTATTTTGTTTTTAGGTGGAACTCTTTCATTCAAACGCTTGGGCCAAGAATACCTTGAGCACTCATTACAAGGCATTGTTGAGGTCTTAGATAAGGAACTGGAAGATCCCGATGCAGCGGATTCGCTACAGCGATGGATGCCTAAAATGCTCAGAGCTTCAAATATCATAGAAATGGAGCTTCTATCTGATAATGGCGCTATTTATCGCTATATAGATACTTCTTCTACTGTCGAACCTGAATTGCTCTATGACACTGAATACAAGTTAGAGCGAAATCCTGACTACCGCCTTCATTTTAAAGCTGTTCCCCCATATATTGGTTATGGCTATTCTCTTGAAGCATTGTGGTCCATTACTCTCGCTGTCATTTTGATTATTTTCTGTCTTGTTCGTGGAGTAAAATGGTTAAAGGAACAGCTGGCGGGATCTGAGTTGCTTGAGGAGCGGGGAAGAATGATCCTTGCAGGGCGTGTAGAACAATATGCGAAAGGCGACATTAAAGAGTGGCCTTATACGGCTAGTGAAGCTTTGGATAGTCTAATCGAAGAATTACAAGATGCTCGCCAAGAACGCAGCCGCTTTGACACTTTTATCCGTACTCAAACTTTTTTAGACCAACTAACCGGAACGGCTAACCGAGTTTTATTCGATAGCAAACTTGAGGCTGCTTTATCTGAACATGGTTCTCATGGTGGTGTTTTACTGCTGCGTATTGAT
Coding sequences within it:
- the galU gene encoding UTP--glucose-1-phosphate uridylyltransferase GalU, whose product is MIKKCLFPAAGYGTRFLPATKSMPKEMMPVVNKPLIEYGVEEAIQAGMNGMCIVTGRGKHSIMDHFDKNYELEHQISGTNKEELLVDIRDIIDSANFTYIRQREMKGLGHAILTGRELIGDEPFAVVLADDLCVNDQDGVLAQMVALFKQFRCSIVAVQEVPADETHKYGVISGEMIKDDIYRIDNMVEKPEPGTAPSNLAIIGRYILTPDIFDLIENTEPGKGGEIQITDALLKQAQAGCVLAYKFKGTRFDCGSVEGYIEATNYCFENLYLKDSQKSELGKQSTTKES
- a CDS encoding single-stranded DNA-binding protein, whose amino-acid sequence is MASRGINKVILVGNLGSDPEVRYMPNGGAVANITIATSESWRDKTTGEQREKTEWHRVSLFGKLAEVAGEYLRKGSQVYIEGQLQTRKWQDQNGQDRYSTEVVVQGFNGVMQMLGGRAQGGAPAQSMGQPQQQGGWGQPQQPAMQQNQAPQTQQNYSQPSNQSPSQPQYNEPPMDFDDDIPF
- a CDS encoding LuxR C-terminal-related transcriptional regulator, whose protein sequence is MAKNIYARTIYFLTEKNQQNDPVIDQVQKQLCVEIPYIEPNDLMYAMQLHKHKILMIDHQYYQTLNNQIRDLPLSNKMFETILFNVEKRLTTEEILCFGNIKALFYRHESIESIARGCGEVINSQNWLPRKVTAQLIHYYRHVILSQTSPATVDLTSREIQILRCLKTGASNLQIADDLFISEFTVKSHLYQIFKKLSVKNRVQAIAWANQHMLS